In one window of Henckelia pumila isolate YLH828 chromosome 1, ASM3356847v2, whole genome shotgun sequence DNA:
- the LOC140874135 gene encoding uncharacterized protein: protein MKNRTLKEATRTMLADFGVSQHFWDEAVNKTCYTQNRSMINKKLGKTPYETCNGKRPMVSYFKMFSCKCYIHNNDKIHLTIFDAKLDEGIFQGYSSISKAYRVFNKRILNVQESVQVVFDQIASNDMKTDATQLTTRLQEITLEDDSKDDVQMQNRTLQSIEPNVEDQPVDDVDPVVQPVDAQETDDITTDAIPVMIDATHVKTTDPIPQVNIDDLDYRWNMNHPQDLVIGNPSNPVKIRGQVLNLFMHSSFISQVEPKKIDESLTDPSWIESMQEDPTQFARNHVWDLVPRPNHQYVIGIRWVYRNKLNEDGTVVRNKSRLVAQGFRQE, encoded by the coding sequence ATGAAGAATAGAACTCTAAAGGAGGCTACGAGAACCATGTTGGCTGATTTTGGGGTGTCTCAACATTTTTGGGATGAAGCAGTGAACAAGACATGTTACACTCAGAACAGGTCGATGATTAATAAGAAACTTGgaaagacaccatatgagaccTGTAATGGCAAGCGGCCTATGGTATCCTATTTCAAGATGTTTAGTTGCAAGTGCTACATTCACAATAACGATAAAATTCATCTGACTATATTTGATGCAAAGTTAGACGAGGGTATCTTTCAGGGTTATTCTTCCATTAGTAAAGCTTATCGAGTATTTAATAAAAGAATTCTAAATGTGCAAGAATCTGTGCAAGTTGTTTTTGATCAAATAGCCTCGAATGACATGAAGACTGATGCAACTCAACTAACCACCCGCTTACAAGAAATAACTCTGGAAGACGACAGCAAAGATGATGTCCAAATGCAAAACAGGACACTTCAGTCTATAGAACCAAATGTAGAGGATCAACCAGTTGATGATGTTGATCCAGTCGTCCAACCAGTTGATGCACAGGAAACTGATGACATCACTACTGATGCCATTCCAGTCATGATTGACGCAACTCATGTCAAAACAACTGATCCAATTCCACAAGTCAACATTGATGATCTAGACTACAGATGGAACATGAATCATCCACAAGACTTGGTTATAGGTAACCCCTCTAATCCAGTCAAGATCAGAGGACAAGTACTCAATCtctttatgcattcatctttcATATCTCAAGTTGAACCTAAGAAAATTGATGAATCTCTTACTGATCCAAGTTGGATAGAATCTATGCAAGAAGATCCAACTCAATTTGCTCGTAACCATGTCTGGGACTTAGTTCCAAGACCAAATCATCAGTATGTTATAGGTATAAGATGGGTGTACAGAAACAAACTAAATGAAGATGGAACAGTCGTGAGGAACAAATCGCGACTGGTAGCCCAAGGATTTAGGCAAGAATAA
- the LOC140874686 gene encoding protein PMR5-like — MPIPPFSFHFTVLWLLLLQFSANYITVSSIVIARLRNRHPQNQRIHPNQSSNCALFVGSWVRHEDDSSYPIYDYSSCSVIDPRFNCQKYGRTDTDYLKYRWQPVNCQLPRFDGVEFVTRLRGKSVMFVGDSIGRDQWESLICLVLADLPPSSPKENIGGDPLSTFKLLEYGVTISYYKALYLVDIDINEQGKRVLKLDDIRGNAKAWNGVDVLCFNTGHWWTHTGNIQGWDYMELDGTQYKDMDRLVALERGLRTWAKWIDSNIDTPKTRVFFQGISPSHYYPNEWNSGTMSQPRNCYGETMPMTNSDTSYPEPYLDQVKVTDEVLDSMNRPPFLLDITAMSYMRKDAHPSVYSGELTPEQRSNLDPSVADCDHWCLPGLPDSWNQLFYTALFFSQ; from the exons ATGCCTATTCCTCCATTTTCATTTCACTTCACAGTTTTATGGCTTCTGCTGCTACAGTTTTCTGCCAATTACATCACAGTTTCATCAATTGTGATAGCTCGTTTAAGGAATCGCCACCCGCAAAATCAAAGGATTCATCCGAACCAAAGCAGCAACTGTGCATTGTTCGTGGGCAGCTGGGTTCGCCACGAAGACGACAGCTCTTATCCCATTTATGATTATTCTTCATGCTCTGTGATAGATCCTCGATTCAATTGCCAAAAGTATGGTAGAACAGATACTGATTACCTCAAGTACCGATGGCAGCCCGTCAATTGTCAGCTCCCGAG GTTCGATGGAGTTGAATTTGTTACAAGATTGAGAGGAAAGAGCGTGATGTTTGTGGGTGATTCTATTGGACGTGACCAATGGGAGTCATTGATCTGCTTGGTATTAGCTGATTTGCCTCCATCATCTCCTAAAGAGAACATTGGAGGAGACCCTCTTTCCACCTTCAAACTCTTG GAATATGGTGTGACAATATCATATTACAAAGCATTATACTTGGTGGATATAGACATTAATGAGCAAGGtaaaagagttttgaagttGGATGATATAAGGGGTAATGCCAAAGCCTGGAACGGTGTGGATGTGCTCTGTTTCAATACTGGCCATTGGTGGACGCATACAGGAAATATTCAGGG GTGGGATTACATGGAATTAGATGGGACACAATACAAAGATATGGATAGATTGGTGGCTCTGGAAAGAGGGCTCAGAACATGGGCCAAATGGATTGATTCCAATATTGACACCCCCAAGACCAGAGTATTCTTTCAAGGCATTTCACCCTCACATTACTA CCCTAATGAGTGGAATTCGGGAACAATGTCACAACCAAGAAATTGCTACGGGGAGACAATGCCGATGACAAACAGTGACACTTCCTATCCTGAACCCTACCTCGATCAAGTGAAGGTAACAGATGAAGTACTTGATTCTATGAATAGACCTCCCTTTTTGCTCGACATAACAGCAATGTCATACATGAGGAAGGATGCTCACCCATCCGTTTACAGTGGAGAGTTGACCCCCGAGCAACGGTCGAATCTTGATCCTTCTGTTGCTGACTGTGACCATTGGTGTCTTCCTGGATTGCCTGATTCTTGGAACCAACTTTTCTACACCGCTTTGTTCTTCTCACAATAG